Part of the Methanothermobacter sp. MT-2 genome is shown below.
TTCGCCTATTTCAATGGTGGCGAATGGATTGTTTTCTAGGAGTTTCTTTCTCATCTTTTGATCGAGTATTAACTTGTCTGCTACATTTTCATATATCCAGTTTTCAACTTTATTTGTGGTGGCTGAAAATCCAAGTAAATATTCTATCCGGTCCCTGACATGTTTTGCACCGTGAAATTCATGCTTTAACATGCCATTTAACCATCTGGGGTTGAGTATACGGGTTCTAGCAGCCCTTTCAATCGTCTTGTCAAGATCTTCAATGTATAATTCCTCCTCGGTCGAATCTATGACTTTTATCGTGGCTTCTTTGCCTTTACACGCTTTTACTGAACTTGAAAGTCCGCCAAGGAATTCATAATAATGGTCAAGGTCTGTGACCTCATATTCAACATTATCTCTCTCTTGAGTTACAAGATCGACACGAACTAACTGCTTTTTTAAGACTTCATCCTCTCTCCTTATACCATCTGGCAAGTAAGCATAGGACATACAATCCATGTAAGCATCTGATAATTCTTCCTCCCCATCCCAAGAACTGTTTTCAATAAGCCGGGGGAGATTAGTAGCATACTCACTTGGTGAAGGTCCAAATATCCTTGCAAGAGACTTATCTTCAAGATAATGTTTTCTTATGTAGTTCATTTCTTCTGGTTCGTTGAGTTCTGCTACTTGTTTGAAAGCCCTATTTAGCAAATCTATCTGAGTGCCTAGCGTATCCCTAAATATTCCACAGATATTCACCACCACATCAATCCTAGGCCTTCCAAGTTCTTCTAATGGGACTACCTCAAACTTTTTAACCCATGGCCCATATTTTCTTGTTAAGCGGAGCCCTAGAAGTTCCAGGATCATTGATATTGTGTCTCCACCGGTTTTGAGGGTTTCGAATCCCCATAGGATTATTCCTATACTTTTGGGGTATTCTCCATGTTCTTTTAGGTGTTGTTTGATTAGGAGTTCTGCGGCTTTGCGCCCTCTGTTTTCTGATGCTACTGTTGGTATTTTCATTGGATCGAATGCAAACATACTATAACCTGTGGGGTATGTTTCCGGATTTTTTATGGGATCCCCGCCCCGGTTGGGTTTGATGTACTCGGCATTTAAGGCTTTTATGAGCGATTTGCTCTCTGATGAGAAGTTGATGGTATTAGAGAGTTTTTTCACCCATTCTATGTAATCTTTCGGCAGGTACTCTGGGATTTTATCTTCTAGGATATTTTTCAGTGCTTTTTTGGCTTCTTTTTCCAACTTTTCTGGTGACGCTTTTTTGAATTTTTTGGATAGTATTTTGAGTATTGATGGATATTCCCTATCAAATCTTAAGACTCCTAAGAGATAATCTATTTTTTCTTTTAGGCTCCATTCTCTGTCCATATAATGTAGGCCTGATGGTATTAGGCGTTTTTTCATCCTTTGGAGTTCTTTTTCGATTTCGTTCAGGTCGGTGGGCATGTTTAATGTTTCGGCTTTTTCTTTTATGAGTTTGAGGGTTTCTTTTTCTTTATCTTCTTTGTATTGTTCTATGAGGTCTTCAAGTATTAGATATTCTCCGTATAGGTCTGATGGTCTCATTGGAGGTGATGCATGTGAAATGCAGAGTGCATAGGATCTTCTTTTTGCTATGGTCGATTCTGAGGTGTTACCGACCCAGTAATAGTATATGTTGGGTGTTGTGCCTATCAGGAGGTCTGAGTAGCATGAACTTGAAAGGCCTATTTCTTTGCCTGGGGTGAATTCCAGTGTTCCGTGCATTCCAAAATGTATTATGGCATCTACTTTAAGGATATCTTCAAGATAGTGGTAAAATGCTAGATATTGATGGTGTGGAGGCAAGTCCTTGCTATGGTAATTTTCTGGGTCCTCATGGACTCCCCTTGAAGGTTGCACACAAAGATATATTCTTCCAAGGTCGAGTATGGGTAATGTTATCCTCCTTTGGTCTGTCATTATATTTCCTGGGGGTTCGCCCCAGTATTCTATTATATTCTCTTGGATTTTTTCTGGGAGTTCGTTGAACCGTCTGGTATATTCTTCTATGTTGAGATGATAACCTGACCTTTCGAGGTATCTTGGAGTGTTCATGATACCATTTTCTAATAGAAGATCTTTAAGGTTTTTTTCTGGTATATTGACCTTGTATCCGTGTTTTTTAAGTTTTTTGAGGAACCTTTCAAGGCTTTTGAAGACGTCGAGGTATCCTGCATTCCCGAGATTGCCCTCCCCTGGAGGATAATTATAGATGATTATGGCGATCTTTTTTTCATGATTCTCTTTATTTTTGAGTTTTAACCAGTTAAGGATTCTTTTGGAGAATTTTTCCATTCTTTCAGGGACTACTTCAACTATTCTGACTTCTCCAAGGTCCTTGTCATCTTTTGTCCGCATAGCTGCCGTGAAAAATGGTTCAATCCCACCATCTAATTCTGGTAAAGTCACAGCTAATATTACTTCCATCGGTTTAAGGCTTTCGTCGCGGGTCTCCCATTCATCAAGATCTGTCTCATAACCTCTCAAACATATAAGATAAGGAGCATTGATTTCTTCCAGTAATTGGTAGGTAATTTTGGGGTCGCCTCCATATGGGCCGCCGTGGAGTTGGAAGTATTGTAGGTTTATGAAGAGGTCGATGTCCATCATGTATTCTCTGAGGGCTTTTATGTTGTGTTCGATGCCGTCTGAGAAGACCATTATACAATTTACTTTACCATAGAGGTTTTCGTAGAGTGATTCTACGAGTGGTCTTGTGTCATCAAAGTGCATTCCACTATAGAATAGTATGCCAACCGTGTCTAGTTCCGGGTTGAAACCAGAGGCGGCCTTATATTCTTCTAAGTCTTTGTAGATTCCTTTGTATGGGTGGTAGAGTCCATATTTGGGCATTTTTTCTGGTTTAGGTATCTTTCCTATCTTTGCGTTGCAGTATTCTCTTAGTATGTAGAGTAGCATGTTTTTGAGGTTTTCAGGGTCGCCTTGTTTATAATATTCTAGGATTCTGAGCCATCTTTTAAGGTCTTCTTTGATTTCCTCTGAGCCATGGATTTCTATTATATTTTTAAGTTCGCCTTCTCTTATGAGTGGGTCTATATTGGCTCCTTTTTTCTGGAATTCTCTGATGAGTTCTTTCAAGTTTAGTTTTCCCATTCTTGTAAGGCTGAGTATCCTTTGGCTTCCCCAGACTAGTGAGATGACTGTCTTTTTTTCACCAGCTAATAGGTGGGGTAGTTCTCTGCCTAGGCGTTCATCACCCCTTATATCAACTAGTATAACATCAGATTCCATGATATCCTTTTTTATATCATCTAGGGGCACTTTTGGGTCCTCATACTTGTCGAGGTATATTTTCTTGATTTTTAGGATGTCCCCATACTTGTCCTTTATCTTGTTCAAGGCGTCCTTGAGGGATATTGTATTATTTATTGTGGTGATTGCCAATATTTTATTCAAAATAAAAGACCTCCCTACCATTTTTTTTGTTTTTCTGCAGGTTAATTGAATATGGAATTTATATCAGCTGATATTTGGCGTCCATTTTTAAGCATTAGGACATTGTCAACGACCATTTCGAGAAATTCAAGATCATGTGATATTATTATCAGGGACAAACCCATCCTTTTAAGCTTCTTTATCCAATTTACAAGCCGTTTCATGTTCTCCAAGTCCATCCCAGTTGTTGGTTCATCCATTATGAGAAGATTAGGCTTTCTTACAAGAAACACTGATATTAGTGTTCTCTGTTTTTCCCCGCCGCTGAGTGAATGAGGGTGCCTTTTCATCAGATGCTGGAGATTCATACTCCTTATAACCATAATTGGGGGTTTTTCATTTTCCAGTCCAAAGGTAAGCTCCCTCTCCACGGTATCCATGAAGAGTTGATGATCAGGATCTTGCATCACCATACCTACACTACCCTTCAGTTCAATTTTTCCTTTGTCAGGTTTTAGGAGTCCTGTGATCAATTTTGCAAGTGTAGTTTTTCCCGAACCGTTAGATCCAACGATCCCAAGAACTTCACCTTCACCAAGTTCAAAGTTAACATCTTCAACTGAAAAACCATCCCCATAACTGTACGATACATTAGAAACCTTCAAAAGTGATTTCCAACCCATTTTTTGCGAATAATTCAAATTGTAAACCCTCTCAGGACGCCTTAAACCATATTTATCCCTGAAATCAGGATCTGAGAGTTTTTCACTGTCTGTATCTTCAACTATCATCCCATTATCCATTACAATAACCCTTTCAAAAATTTCAGGGACCCTATAGGTGCGGTGATCAATAAGTATCAATGTTTTATCCCTCAGATTCCAAAGTATATTAAAGAAGTCATCAGTAGCTTTAGGATCTAGATTTGATGTGGGTTCATCCATCACAATCACTTCAGGCGACATTGCAAGCTGTGAAGCCACTGCAACCTTCTGCTTCTCACCCTCTGAAAGGTTAAAAACGCTCTCATATCTTTTATCCTCGAGGCCGACCAGCTGGAGCGCCTTTTCAACCCTTTTATCGATTTCATCGAGGCCGAGATTTTCCGCTCCAAGTGAAACTTCCTGGTCTACAGTGAGGGTGAAAAATTGTGATTCAGGGTTTTGGAACACATATCCAACGTCTGTGGCAAGTTTCCTAACAGTTACATTCCTGGTATTCTTTCCATTTACAATGATGTTACCTTCAAGGTTTCCCTTGATTATGTGTGGTATTATTCCTATGATTGCTCTTGCAATCGTTGATTTTCCACTTCCACTTTTACCTGTTATGAAAAGAGATTCACCTTTTTTAACCTGGAATGTGACTTCTTTTAGGGCATTTTCTTTTTGATTTGGGTAAGTGTAGCTTACATCTTCAAATGATACCATGTCCAATTTATCACAACCACATATTCTTTGGTTTATCTTTGGAATCAGGGGGTCATGTAGGTGTATTCGATTATCTTTAGGGTAGTGAAAAATCCTAGGAGGATAAATACAAATGTAAAATCCCTGTACTCAAATTGAAGACTTTTTACCAGTTTTTTACCGGGATCGAAGCCCTTGGATTCTGCTGCGATCGCAACCTCGTCTGATATCTTCACAACTCGTATTATAAGGGGTATTATAAGGCCCCTGTAAAGGAGTGATGGTTTTTTTAGGATTTCAATCCTTGGAAGATTAACTCTCAGTTTAAGGGAGTCCCATATGGCGGCGGTTTCAAATGCTAGTGTAGGTATATATCTGAGGGCTACTGTGAGTGTGAATATGATTTCTCCAGGGATCTTAAGGGATTCAAGTGATTTTGCAAGTTTTATTGGTGATGTGGTGAATGCAAAGAAGAGTCCTGCTGCAGAGATTATGAAGAATCTTGCAAAAAATTGGCTTAAAAATCCTAGAGCATATTCAAGGTCTCTGTAAATGGCTATTATTATGACAATTGATAGAAACCAGAAGAACACGATGAACGATAAGAATGGGCTGGCTGCTCTTAGCGTCCCTGAATATGATATGAGAATGAGGAATACGATCCCCATTATGATAAGAAGCCAGATATTAGATATTATCACAGATAAGATGGTGGCTCCGATTATCACTAAGATCTTTGCGATGGGACTGATATCTTCAAAGATTCCCCCTTTATTTGTCCATATGAACGGAGAAAATATCTTGTTGAAATCCAAAGGATTAAACCCCCACTATTATTCCATCGCACCCGCCTTTCTGAGTTCGATTATAATCCCATAACCTACAAGAGCCCCTAGAATCCCAAGGATTGCCACAACAACCGCTGAAACTATTATAAGTGCCGGTGCCAGCATAAACTTTGAGAAGCCGAATATAAACGGTACAGTTAAAATCACCACGGTCTCAATAAATTTTGCAACACCAATGCCAGTGACCAGTGAATTCCTTGAAGAATATGCCCCATAAAAAGCTCCTACTGTAATATCACCAGCCAGACCTCCAAGAAAAGTTGCTGGTAAAAGTGGTAAGAATGCGGGCATTATGAAACCACATATTATCCCATTCACGAGGCCTATTATGGTGAATGTTCCTATTTTCCCAACCTTTGCAAGACCAATACTTATTACTATACAAACGAAAAAGGCTGATGCAATTGATTTGAATGCATCGATTGGAGTTAAGGCTGACACGCCAAGAATTGTGATTGTTTGCACAATATACATGATTGCTATTATAAGACCTATAAAGGCAAGATCTCTTGTTGTGAAACTTTTGAATTTGATCATCTTCAACCTCCCCAAAAATTTAGATTAATATATCGTCAAGGTAGAATATCGGTGCGTTGAACTTGTTCGCGATTTCTTCAAGGACTCCTATATTGCGTCCTTTAGGCTCCGCATCCACGAATATTAGGTTTAGTTTTTTGAGTTCTGGGTAGAGTATTTTAAGGTCTTCTTCGAGGTTGGATTTTATGAAGATATTGCAGCGGCCATCAGATATGACTATGATTGTGGGGGCTAGTTCCTTGTATTGGGATGCTAGTTTAGCTGCTTCCATAAGAGCTGGGGTTAATGGTGTTTTACCCCCTATTTGCAAGTTTTCAAGGGCTTCGTTGACCTTTGTAAGGTCTGTTGTGGGTTCGCTTATTATCTGGGCTTCATCGCCTTTGAATGATATGAGGCCGACTTTGTTCTTTTTTTCATAGGATTCTTTGAGTAGTAGCCATGCGATGGTTTTGGCGAATTTTATTTTTTTGTCGAGTTTCATGGAGGATGATGAGTCTAGTAGTATGAGGTATAGTGCTTCTGCTTTGCTTATTCTCACTTTTTCCATTAGGTGTTCTGGTAGTGTTTCCATGGGATTTTCTGGGTTTTCTCTTATGGCTTTTTTTATTGTTGCGTCGATGGCGATACTATCTGGGTTTGT
Proteins encoded:
- a CDS encoding cobaltochelatase, with amino-acid sequence MNKILAITTINNTISLKDALNKIKDKYGDILKIKKIYLDKYEDPKVPLDDIKKDIMESDVILVDIRGDERLGRELPHLLAGEKKTVISLVWGSQRILSLTRMGKLNLKELIREFQKKGANIDPLIREGELKNIIEIHGSEEIKEDLKRWLRILEYYKQGDPENLKNMLLYILREYCNAKIGKIPKPEKMPKYGLYHPYKGIYKDLEEYKAASGFNPELDTVGILFYSGMHFDDTRPLVESLYENLYGKVNCIMVFSDGIEHNIKALREYMMDIDLFINLQYFQLHGGPYGGDPKITYQLLEEINAPYLICLRGYETDLDEWETRDESLKPMEVILAVTLPELDGGIEPFFTAAMRTKDDKDLGEVRIVEVVPERMEKFSKRILNWLKLKNKENHEKKIAIIIYNYPPGEGNLGNAGYLDVFKSLERFLKKLKKHGYKVNIPEKNLKDLLLENGIMNTPRYLERSGYHLNIEEYTRRFNELPEKIQENIIEYWGEPPGNIMTDQRRITLPILDLGRIYLCVQPSRGVHEDPENYHSKDLPPHHQYLAFYHYLEDILKVDAIIHFGMHGTLEFTPGKEIGLSSSCYSDLLIGTTPNIYYYWVGNTSESTIAKRRSYALCISHASPPMRPSDLYGEYLILEDLIEQYKEDKEKETLKLIKEKAETLNMPTDLNEIEKELQRMKKRLIPSGLHYMDREWSLKEKIDYLLGVLRFDREYPSILKILSKKFKKASPEKLEKEAKKALKNILEDKIPEYLPKDYIEWVKKLSNTINFSSESKSLIKALNAEYIKPNRGGDPIKNPETYPTGYSMFAFDPMKIPTVASENRGRKAAELLIKQHLKEHGEYPKSIGIILWGFETLKTGGDTISMILELLGLRLTRKYGPWVKKFEVVPLEELGRPRIDVVVNICGIFRDTLGTQIDLLNRAFKQVAELNEPEEMNYIRKHYLEDKSLARIFGPSPSEYATNLPRLIENSSWDGEEELSDAYMDCMSYAYLPDGIRREDEVLKKQLVRVDLVTQERDNVEYEVTDLDHYYEFLGGLSSSVKACKGKEATIKVIDSTEEELYIEDLDKTIERAARTRILNPRWLNGMLKHEFHGAKHVRDRIEYLLGFSATTNKVENWIYENVADKLILDQKMRKKLLENNPFATIEIGEILLETERRGYWKTSKEKIQKIRETLISIEYKLE
- a CDS encoding methyl coenzyme M reductase system, component A2 homolog, producing MDMVSFEDVSYTYPNQKENALKEVTFQVKKGESLFITGKSGSGKSTIARAIIGIIPHIIKGNLEGNIIVNGKNTRNVTVRKLATDVGYVFQNPESQFFTLTVDQEVSLGAENLGLDEIDKRVEKALQLVGLEDKRYESVFNLSEGEKQKVAVASQLAMSPEVIVMDEPTSNLDPKATDDFFNILWNLRDKTLILIDHRTYRVPEIFERVIVMDNGMIVEDTDSEKLSDPDFRDKYGLRRPERVYNLNYSQKMGWKSLLKVSNVSYSYGDGFSVEDVNFELGEGEVLGIVGSNGSGKTTLAKLITGLLKPDKGKIELKGSVGMVMQDPDHQLFMDTVERELTFGLENEKPPIMVIRSMNLQHLMKRHPHSLSGGEKQRTLISVFLVRKPNLLIMDEPTTGMDLENMKRLVNWIKKLKRMGLSLIIISHDLEFLEMVVDNVLMLKNGRQISADINSIFN